CTTCTTGGAGCTTTTCTTTTCTACGAGCACTCCCTTGTAAAAGAGCACGACCTTTCAAAGATAAACAAGGCTTTTTTTACAGTTAATGGCTACGTGAGCATAGCATACTTTTTGACAGTTCTCTTTGATAGATTGCTATAATTTTCCTATGTTCTTCCAAGACATCATCATAAACCTACAGCGTTTTTGGGCTGAAAAGGGATGCGCAGTTTGGCAACCTTACGACATAGAAACAGGGGCTGGGACGATGAACCCAGCTACGTTTTTGAAAGTGCTTGGACCCAAACCATGGAACGTGGCCTATGTGGAGCCATCAAGAAGACCAAAGGATGGAAGATATGGAGAAAACCCAAACAGGCTTCAGCACTACTTTCAGTTTCAAGTAATACTAAAGCCTGCACCAGACAATCCGCAAGATATATATCTTGAAAGCTTACAAGCCTTAGGCATAGACCCAAAAGAGCACGATATTAGGTTTGTGGAGGACGATTGGGAGTCTCCCACTTTGGGTGCTTGGGGCTTGGGATGGGAAGTTTGGCTTGACGGTATGGAAATAACTCAATTTACTTACTTTCAGCAGGCTGGTGGGATAGATCTTGAAGAAATCTCCGTGGAAATTACCTATGGGCTGGAGCGTATCGCCATGTATCTTCAGGGTGTGAATAGCGTTTATGACATAAAGTGGAATCAGTGGCTCACTTATGGGGATGTGTTCAAGCGTGCTGAGTATGAGTGGAGCGTGTATAACTTTGAAAAATCTAACCCAGAACTTCTTTTTAATCTCTACGAGCTATACGAGAG
This window of the Thermocrinis sp. genome carries:
- a CDS encoding glycine--tRNA ligase subunit alpha, which produces MFFQDIIINLQRFWAEKGCAVWQPYDIETGAGTMNPATFLKVLGPKPWNVAYVEPSRRPKDGRYGENPNRLQHYFQFQVILKPAPDNPQDIYLESLQALGIDPKEHDIRFVEDDWESPTLGAWGLGWEVWLDGMEITQFTYFQQAGGIDLEEISVEITYGLERIAMYLQGVNSVYDIKWNQWLTYGDVFKRAEYEWSVYNFEKSNPELLFNLYELYEREVKRLLQERLVLPAYDYLLKCSHTFNLLDARGVISVQERARYIRRMNNLAKEIAKLYLEVYA